One Brachyspira suanatina DNA segment encodes these proteins:
- a CDS encoding rod-binding protein — MNITDKYNLSMGSANLTKLDNAKKQYGNAKFSIDETPTENLNNAISKYDKDFEKKRLRQVSEDFEALMINQMLKEMRKTVNKTGLIDGGMAEQIFEDMLYDEYAKEFSKTKTFGLADIIYNQMEKYV, encoded by the coding sequence ATGAATATAACTGATAAATATAATTTAAGTATGGGCAGTGCTAATTTAACTAAATTAGATAATGCTAAAAAACAATATGGAAATGCTAAATTTTCTATAGATGAAACTCCAACTGAAAATCTAAATAATGCAATATCTAAATATGATAAAGATTTTGAGAAAAAACGTTTAAGACAAGTATCTGAAGATTTTGAAGCTTTGATGATTAACCAAATGCTTAAAGAAATGAGAAAAACTGTTAATAAAACTGGTTTAATAGACGGAGGTATGGCTGAGCAGATATTTGAAGATATGCTCTATGATGAATATGCAAAAGAATTCTCAAAAACAAAAACTTTTGGTCTTGCTGATATCATATATAATCAAATGGAAAAATATGTATAA